GGGAGTTGTAGTTCCCGGGGCCGCCGCCATGTGCGCGGCTCTGTCCGCTGGGAACGGGCGGGCGGCGGCCCGGGGGTTCGGCAGGGCCAGGGGGTTCGGCAGGGCCCGGGGGGCGGCTGGAGGTACCGGAGGAAGTGGGGGGTGAGCGGGGATTCCCGGGGCTTGGCATGGGGGGAACGGGCACCTGCGTGCGGGGACAGCGAGGGCCCAGCCCGGGGGACAGCGCCACCGGGGGTCCAGTTGGGActgggtgggtgtggggtggtACTGGTGGGCCCAGTTGGGACTGGGTGGGTGTGGGATGGTACTGGTGGGTCCGGTTGGGActgggtgggtgtggggtggtACTGGTGGGTTAGGAGCAGGTTAGGGCAGTTTGGGGGGACTGGGGGCTCCTTCCCCCTGGGaattctcctcctttctctcccttctctcccaggGCCAAGCCAGGACCCATCCTGCACCCAGAGGCCCGGCcggaggaggaaaaaaatcagcattggTTATGAGTCCAGGCAtggggagggtgctgagcagggacagggtgctgagcagggacagggtgctgagcagggacagggtgctgagcagggacagggtgctgagcaggggctgtcagagccccagagccccccctgGGAGCCGAGGGATTGGCGGCTGCATCTGGAACGGATCCGGGagatgaggaggagcagggatgctcctgtGGATCAGATGGGAGTGGAGAAGTGTTAcgacagctctgcagcccctgaggTACCAACACcctgcaggcacagccctgaCCCACAGACAGAACCATCCGGGTcggaaaggagctctgggatcatcaaatccaaccctgctccactccccccgtggttcccagcccagggcactgagtgccacgttcaggctcttcttaaaaacctccaggaatggagaatccaccccctccctgggcagcccattccaatgcctcagcaccctctctgcaaagaattccttcctaatatccaacctaaacctcccctggcagagctgaagctctgccaggggaggtttaggttggatattaggaaaaaattctgaagcccatggcctcttgtcttgctgagagttgcctgggaaaagagcccaaccccccctggctaccccctcctttcagggagttggagagagtgatgaggtctcccctgagcctcctccagcctcaacacccccagctccctcagcccttcctcacaggacttgtgctggatcccttcacagcctccttgctcttctctggaccctcaGGCTCCCACACTCTCATTTTGGGCCCCTCCAGCTGTCTCCAGAACACAACAATAAATGCAGGGTGTAGCAGGACTCAGCTTTGGATTTGGTGTCACCCACTCTGCAGCCATGGGGGGTGGCACcaagggcagctctggggctaAGGAGAGCACCATATGGAAATAACATTGTCTTTTTCCTAGGGTtgcttccaagaaaaaaaaaaaaagaaaaaaaaaatggacattgTCACCCTTAGCACACCCCAGTGTTCCTCACAGAGTTTCCATGCACTGGGAGCTTACTCTGCTTCCATGCACTCTGAGGTTTTTCCTGGTGCATCTGGGGTTTTGTAAACTTTTTGGAGCAAGGATTGGGTCCCATGTTGTCCTGGGTCAGTCCAGGTTAGGTGCATCCTTATTCTGGTGGGGACAGAAAAATAAGGGGAAAATAAGTCCAAAAATAGCAGGTAAATGGTCTGGGCTaaacccttcccagcagcaccagaggaACTCCTGGCCCTTTGTGGCATCCTTGGTGTGAGatcccagcaggcaggagctgctctctgcatttttatgtatctgaagggattttttttttcccttttagtgCCTGATAGAACTCCAAGGTTACATCTGATGCCTTTTGCAGCTCTTCCAGTCTCTTGTAGGCAGACAGAGCTGAGCCAGGCTTGGTCCCTCTTATGCTCTGGACTTTAACTGGTGCTGGGTGGGAGACCTGAGCCCCAGGGGTGTCTGGATCCATCCTGagcctctttctcctccccaggTGATGCGTTACCAGGTGCTGCTGGCCCTGATGCTCTCCAGCCAGACCAAGGACCAGGTGACATCAGGTGCCAtgcagaggctgagggagggTGGCCTGACAGTGGACAGCATCCTGCAGATGGATGATGCCACCCTGGGCCACCTCATTTACCCCGTGGGATTCTGGAGGGTGAGTGCAGCATCGTGGcacccccacccaccctgcagggagaggggtcCCTTCCACCACCCCCCAGTCCCACGGAGCCATCTGAGACAGCTCAGAGGCTCAGCTGGCTCCTTCCAGGCTGGATTTGTGGCTGCTCACTCCCAGCAGGTGACAGAGGCAGAAGGTGGCTGCAAACCTCTGTTGTGCCCTAGGTGAGCTTCCCCCTGGAGCCAAGCTGGAGGTTGCTTTTTTACACCAGTTTTAGCAGTCTCTGTTTGCCTCACTGCCTGGGGGTCACAGCTACTCAGGTCTCCACATTTTTTGCTCCCAAAAAGTCCAGGACCTCAGTCACCCCCCCTGCAAACCCCACTGTGTGGCCTCACCTGCACCACATGCTCAGGGCTGCTTTGGTCTGCTgagctgtttctctctttttcccctctgtttggGGGCAGCTTGGGTTTCCTTCTCATCCCTTTGGTTTTCCAGAACAAGGTGAAGTACATAAAGCAGACAACAGCCATCCTGAAGCAGAAATATGGGGGTGACATCCCAAGGActgtggaggagctggtgcAGCTGCCAGGAGTGGGGCCCAAAATGGCCCATTTAGCCATGAACATTGCCTGGGACAGTGTGTCTGGGATAGGTGGGTTGGACCCTGTTTTCCCCTCTCCTAAATCCTGCTTGATCCATTccctgggcagaggggaagCATTGCAGCTGGGAAAACTGCCCCAGGAGCCTGATAGTTTTGCTTCAATCCATCTGCAGAGTATTTTGGGAGGTGAAGGATGTGACCCTCAACCAGTCCCAGCAGATGAGTTGCTATAGGATCTAAGCATGGTCCcaataatgtttttttccccaaatctgCTAGCAGAGATCTCTCAGGGCAGTCACTTCTTCCCCTCAGGTTCTGGTAAGCTCTGAAAATGTTGCTGAGTTGGGTGGGTGCCCAAAAGGCTAccaaaagcagaataatttgGTGTCAAGTGACCTCAAGTGATTGAGATCATTCTGGGAGTTCCCAATAGTTTTAGGGCAGCCTGAAGCTatttttttggagggtttttttttggttttttttttttttcctggagttgCTTCTACTTAACACAAATCTCATTTGGGATTTTGCTTTGGCCAaagagggcaggagcaggagctgagtcCAAATTCCCACGGGCGCTTGGTAATTCCCGAGGGGTGGTGGAAAGGAGAGGTGGACACCCCCTTGCTGCAgaattcctgctctgctggggctcctgcagctgggcagaggTGGCCACAGGTTTGGTGTGGCTACTgagcaggaagggacagggagcacagggctgTGACCCTGGGAATGGGCTCAGGGTCCCTGCTCTCACTGCAGGGTTGGGGagctcagctgccagcagaTGGAGCTGAACTCTCAGCCCgggctgggggctcctggggacagATTAATATTCCAAGTGTGGTTACTGCTTAATGGAGGAAGCCTGGGAAAGCTGGGAATGGAACAAAACCAACcgaaaaaacaaaccaactgTTTAGTAATGATCCTCATCTAGAATAGTTTTGTGCATAATATTATTGTATCTCATATACTGTACTGGCCctattaaacaaattaaaaatcccaATAGTTAAAAAAGCCAACCAGAATGCTATCCATAAACCAATCCAAATGTTTTTCTCCCAATGTTCTTCCTCTCATAATgtgcaaaacaacaaaaagacaaaaagcaaatttaCTGTTACTGTCTTTCTCTTTATGACCTGGCTAATGTCACAAAGTCAATAGGGACTATGCAGAACTTTGGTATAAAAATGTCATGTAATATTACTGTCACAGCTCGGGGGATGACCTTTAGTAATTCACCCCAATGTTTGCTGAAATAAtaccaaattaaaatgaaataaaccacATTGTACTGTACACACACTTTACACATTAAGCACAAAAAATACCTAGTAAAACTAAGACAAAAATAAAGTCTTTTGCAAAGAGACTAGAACTGGTGTTCTAGAACTAGAGAATGGAACACCTGAGTTCTGGAACTAGAACACCTGAGGAGTGCCAGCCCCAGagggagcccccagccccagagggagcccccagccccactggtGACCCCAGATGTGGCTTTTACCAGCACTGGGGGGTCTCTTGCTCTCTCCTTGCTGTGGGGGAGGGaaggctgggggggggcagaCCTAGCCAAGTGCTTTCCAAATAATTGTGCACTCGGTTTTGATTTAGTAGGCAAGAGTTGGTCTTCCTGTTTACAGCAATTCCCTGGGTTTTGTCCAATTAGCCACAGAGACAGGTTTATCACTGCTGATCTAACAATAATATACTTTGCATTCAGAGCTTTTTAGCTCCAAAAAAGCACTCGATAAACATTGCTCTGAGCCTCACAAACCCTCTGGTGTTGGTAGGGATTATGAAATGTGTTTTCCAGCTGGGTAAACCCAGGGGCAGAGCTCCCAACTTGCGTAACGTCAGCTGAAACGTGGGGAGGAAAGGACCCTGGGCTGGATCAGAGCACAGAGAGAGCTGGAAGGGGAGGCTGGGTCAGGTCCTGGGagcctggcaggagctgtgagATATCCCTCCCATCTTGCTTTTGGCTCTGGGCCTGGggagaaaaaggcagcaggGTTTGTTCTGAGGGAGCTTCCCCTCCAGGTCAgtgcagggctgtgcctgggagGATGCTTAGGAGCAGCTTGGGGACAGCTTTGGGGCTGCTTTGGgctctgctctctcctttcAGGTGTGTCTGCCCTCACCTAAACCCTGGTTTCTCCTTTCCTAGCTGTGGACACCCACGTGCACAGGATCACAAACAGGCTGAAGTGGGTGAAGCAGCAGACCAGATACCCCGAGGAAACTCGGGTGGCACTGGAGGACTGGCTGCCCAGGTGAGCTCCCAGCCTCCTTCTTCCACACCAAaccctctccagctccctgcaggacCCACACCTCCTCTCAGCCTTGCTAACAGCATTTTTAGGGACTGCACTTCGGGTCCCTCCTCCTTCTGGGGAGCAGCCTGCAGGTGTTTCTCCTCCCTCagaactgcagcagctcagccaggaAACACCCAAGGAGCTCTCAGACACCTCAATCATTGCATCAGGCACCTCAATCACTGCATCAGGCACCTCAATCACTGCATCAGACACCTCAGTCACTGCATCAGACACCTCAGTCACTGCATCAGACACCTCAGTCACTGCATCAGGCACCTCAATCACTGCATCAGGCACCTCAATCACTGCATCAGACACCTCAGTCACTGCATCAGGCACCTCAATCACTGCATCAGGCACCTCAATCACTGCATCAGGCACCTCAATCACTGCATCAGGCACCTCAGTCACTGCATCAGGCACCTCAATCACTGCATCAGGCACCTCAATCACTGCATCAGGCACCTCAGTCACTGCATCAGGCACCTCAATCACTGCATCAGGCACCTCAATCACTGCATCAGGCACCTCAATCACTGCATCAGGCACCTCAGTCACTGCATCAGACACCTCAGTCAC
The sequence above is a segment of the Heliangelus exortis chromosome 17, bHelExo1.hap1, whole genome shotgun sequence genome. Coding sequences within it:
- the NTHL1 gene encoding endonuclease III-like protein 1 isoform X2; this translates as MPGVVVPGAAAMCAALSAGNGRAAARGFGRARGFGRARGAAGGPSQDPSCTQRPGRRRKKISIGYESRHGEGAEQGQGAEQGQGAEQGQGAEQGQGAEQGLSEPQSPPWEPRDWRLHLERIREMRRSRDAPVDQMGVEKCYDSSAAPEVMRYQVLLALMLSSQTKDQVTSGAMQRLREGGLTVDSILQMDDATLGHLIYPVGFWRNKVKYIKQTTAILKQKYGGDIPRTVEELVQLPGVGPKMAHLAMNIAWDSVSGIAVDTHVHRITNRLKWVKQQTRYPEETRVALEDWLPRDLWRELNWLLVGFGQQTCLPVNPRCSECLNQDICPAAKRP
- the NTHL1 gene encoding endonuclease III-like protein 1 isoform X1; the encoded protein is MPGVVVPGAAAMCAALSAGNGRAAARGFGRARGFGRARGAAGGPSQDPSCTQRPGRRRKKISIGYESRHGEGAEQGQGAEQGQGAEQGQGAEQGQGAEQGLSEPQSPPWEPRDWRLHLERIREMRRSRDAPVDQMGVEKCYDSSAAPEVMRYQVLLALMLSSQTKDQVTSGAMQRLREGGLTVDSILQMDDATLGHLIYPVGFWRNKVKYIKQTTAILKQKYGGDIPRTVEELVQLPGVGPKMAHLAMNIAWDSVSGIGISGGNSTGSWWALASRPACLSTLVAVSASIKTFAQLQRDLEGSSSFFLWSSKAAWAQQQPRKAALVTAGGEETAAASSAAQLSRGKRVSQSSAALLGQL
- the NTHL1 gene encoding endonuclease III-like protein 1 isoform X3, giving the protein MRYQVLLALMLSSQTKDQVTSGAMQRLREGGLTVDSILQMDDATLGHLIYPVGFWRNKVKYIKQTTAILKQKYGGDIPRTVEELVQLPGVGPKMAHLAMNIAWDSVSGIAVDTHVHRITNRLKWVKQQTRYPEETRVALEDWLPRDLWRELNWLLVGFGQQTCLPVNPRCSECLNQDICPAAKRP